Proteins found in one Deltaproteobacteria bacterium IMCC39524 genomic segment:
- a CDS encoding phage/plasmid primase, P4 family, protein MKQEKTTEYKLTDQGNAELFRERCSDKVRYCSEVKQWMIWNGKQWKVDSTNQVHNLAVEAIKGLYDEARNHKDLVRCKELSDWASKSLSSYRISSLLTMAEPLMPICMSDLDSHQWLLNVQNGVIDLRTGELLPHNKDLWLSNILPASYQPQSQCPQWLKFLNEIMGGNKELIKYLQKAIGYALTGSTSEQCMFILFGGGANGKSTFLKTVLYLLGDYGANMQADSLMAKKYEGIRNDIARLKGRRFVTSSEGKRGHVLDEALIKQITGGDPVTARFLRQENFEFMPEFKVYLATNYKPEIRGADHGIWRRLRLIPFSVRIAENRKDMELDKKLLGEIDGILNWAVEGCLLWQREGLCSPQIMEDAVKQYRSEMDVLTDFIDTCCVSSPGLRIKKTPFYEKYKVHCYEYGAKPLAVKALRSELLQRGFIEKTLNDGIYWLDIDVRTEKVKLRTE, encoded by the coding sequence ATGAAACAAGAAAAAACAACTGAATACAAACTAACGGATCAAGGCAATGCAGAACTCTTTCGAGAGCGATGTAGCGATAAGGTCCGTTACTGTTCTGAGGTCAAGCAGTGGATGATCTGGAACGGAAAACAGTGGAAAGTTGATTCCACTAACCAGGTACACAATCTCGCGGTAGAGGCTATTAAGGGATTGTACGATGAGGCACGAAATCACAAGGATTTAGTTAGATGCAAAGAGCTTAGTGACTGGGCGAGCAAAAGTCTGAGTAGCTATCGTATTAGCAGCCTGCTGACAATGGCAGAACCGTTAATGCCCATCTGTATGTCGGACTTGGATAGTCACCAGTGGTTGCTTAATGTCCAAAATGGAGTCATAGACCTGCGAACTGGAGAGTTGCTTCCGCATAATAAGGATTTGTGGCTCAGTAATATTCTCCCAGCATCCTACCAACCGCAATCTCAGTGCCCTCAGTGGCTAAAATTCCTAAATGAAATCATGGGAGGCAACAAGGAACTCATCAAGTACCTCCAGAAAGCCATTGGTTATGCACTGACTGGGAGCACGTCAGAGCAATGCATGTTTATTCTGTTTGGTGGGGGCGCGAACGGCAAGTCTACTTTTTTGAAGACCGTGCTCTACTTGCTGGGTGATTATGGTGCAAATATGCAGGCTGATTCTTTGATGGCTAAAAAGTACGAAGGTATCAGAAATGATATTGCTCGCCTTAAAGGGCGTCGCTTCGTGACCTCCTCTGAGGGGAAACGAGGGCATGTTCTGGATGAGGCATTGATTAAGCAGATAACGGGTGGTGATCCAGTAACGGCTCGTTTTCTACGTCAGGAAAACTTCGAGTTCATGCCTGAGTTCAAAGTGTATCTGGCTACGAATTACAAGCCAGAGATACGTGGTGCAGATCATGGTATCTGGAGGAGACTGCGCTTGATACCGTTTAGCGTGAGAATAGCGGAAAATAGGAAGGACATGGAGCTTGATAAAAAGCTGCTCGGAGAGATCGACGGTATATTGAACTGGGCTGTAGAAGGTTGTCTTCTCTGGCAACGCGAAGGCCTGTGTTCACCTCAGATAATGGAAGATGCTGTTAAGCAGTACAGATCGGAGATGGATGTACTGACGGACTTCATCGATACGTGTTGCGTTAGCTCTCCAGGCTTACGTATCAAAAAGACTCCGTTTTATGAGAAGTACAAAGTGCACTGTTACGAGTACGGAGCAAAGCCACTAGCGGTAAAGGCTTTGCGTTCTGAGCTTTTACAGAGAGGCTTCATTGAGAAAACTCTCAATGATGGAATCTATTGGTTAGACATCGATGTGCGCACCGAGAAGGTAAAATTACGTACAGAATAG
- a CDS encoding site-specific integrase, with protein MAINYLVKRNQTYYYRIKIPTDLTHLIPSKEIKLSLKTRNLDAAKLLAASVNAKIQSLFGLLRAGVIEDEQIPALIASYLPRKQRLKVVATVYRDTSKVNLTEAIRLFVADKSPRWTTKTKLEFECMFDMLVVLLGNKDLSLFTRADGLDCRAKLMRLPSNLRNKGQYKDMSVKQILEAGAEETLTAKTINKYLVLLSSLFKWCVMNGIMTSNIAEGLSLPQETAAHEQRKAYNLNDLKRIATNLPRNIDTPEKFWIPLIAMHSGMRLDECCQLHVEDIKEVDDILCFDINDGGERKVKTKGSKRLIPVHPLLLDIGFRDYLKGRVATGSAKLWENLEPNKYGSWGKKLGNWYGRFNRRHVTQDPKKVFHSFRHTVADTLKQKGVDEAIIAEILGHSNSSITTGRYGKRYRPGVLLEALRQLDYTLDTDW; from the coding sequence ATGGCAATAAATTACCTCGTTAAACGAAATCAAACCTACTATTACCGTATCAAGATCCCCACTGATCTGACCCATCTGATTCCTTCCAAAGAGATTAAGCTGTCACTGAAGACAAGGAACTTGGATGCCGCTAAGCTACTTGCTGCAAGTGTTAACGCTAAAATTCAGTCTCTGTTCGGTCTGTTAAGAGCAGGAGTGATAGAAGATGAACAAATACCTGCACTTATTGCTTCATATTTACCGCGTAAGCAACGACTTAAGGTTGTGGCTACCGTGTATAGGGATACGTCAAAAGTTAACCTTACAGAGGCTATTCGTCTTTTTGTTGCTGATAAGAGTCCGAGGTGGACGACCAAGACCAAACTTGAGTTTGAGTGCATGTTTGACATGCTGGTTGTGCTTCTCGGAAATAAGGACCTGAGCTTGTTTACACGTGCTGATGGTCTTGATTGTCGAGCCAAGTTGATGCGTCTGCCATCTAACCTGCGTAACAAAGGCCAGTATAAGGATATGTCTGTTAAACAGATATTGGAGGCAGGAGCGGAAGAGACTCTGACGGCTAAAACGATCAATAAGTATCTGGTGCTATTGAGCTCATTATTCAAGTGGTGCGTAATGAATGGAATTATGACGTCTAATATCGCTGAAGGGTTGAGCTTGCCTCAGGAGACTGCAGCTCATGAACAGCGTAAGGCCTATAATCTGAACGATCTAAAGCGTATTGCTACGAATCTACCCCGTAACATTGATACTCCTGAAAAGTTCTGGATACCACTGATAGCCATGCACTCTGGAATGCGTCTTGATGAGTGTTGTCAGTTGCATGTTGAGGATATCAAGGAAGTAGATGATATCCTGTGTTTCGATATTAACGATGGTGGTGAGCGTAAGGTTAAGACAAAAGGGAGTAAGAGGCTTATACCTGTACATCCACTGCTACTGGATATTGGTTTCAGGGATTATCTTAAGGGTAGGGTAGCGACTGGCTCAGCTAAGCTTTGGGAGAATCTGGAACCTAACAAATATGGATCATGGGGGAAGAAGCTTGGGAACTGGTATGGCAGGTTTAACCGCAGACATGTTACTCAGGATCCGAAGAAAGTATTTCATTCCTTCCGGCATACGGTCGCAGATACCCTTAAGCAAAAAGGAGTTGATGAGGCAATCATTGCTGAGATCCTTGGTCATTCAAATAGTTCAATCACTACAGGTAGATATGGAAAAAGGTATCGTCCTGGCGTACTATTGGAGGCGTTGAGGCAGCTGGACTATACGTTGGATACTGATTGGTGA
- a CDS encoding SOS response-associated peptidase, giving the protein MCGRISTAGLSADSLKTHFGVDSAFPFTLSYNIVPTLQIPVIIEQGDIRKLKAFRWGLIPHWVKDINIITAAFNARAETVAHKPLFRDAIKSKRCLVLASGFYEWQKQGGKKQAYYIYRADKRPLAFAGLWDLWENNITGDAIESCTIITTSATQQMAQIHDRMPVVLESENYDTWLDPEFNDTDVLQDILIAPKEEVLEMHPVSTYVNNSRNDGEACIERL; this is encoded by the coding sequence ATGTGTGGACGTATCTCAACAGCAGGCTTATCAGCAGACTCCTTAAAGACTCACTTCGGTGTAGACAGTGCATTCCCTTTTACACTGAGCTACAACATTGTGCCGACACTCCAGATCCCCGTCATCATAGAACAAGGCGACATACGAAAGCTTAAAGCTTTCAGATGGGGACTCATCCCTCACTGGGTCAAAGATATAAACATCATAACCGCGGCCTTTAATGCCCGTGCAGAAACCGTTGCACACAAGCCACTCTTTCGCGACGCAATCAAATCCAAAAGATGCCTGGTCCTTGCCAGCGGCTTTTACGAATGGCAGAAGCAGGGTGGCAAGAAGCAGGCCTACTACATCTATAGAGCAGATAAGCGGCCTCTCGCCTTTGCCGGCCTGTGGGATCTCTGGGAAAACAATATTACCGGTGATGCTATAGAGAGTTGCACGATCATCACGACCTCCGCTACGCAGCAGATGGCACAAATCCATGACCGTATGCCCGTTGTCCTAGAGAGTGAGAACTATGATACCTGGCTTGATCCTGAGTTTAACGATACGGACGTATTGCAGGATATCTTGATTGCACCTAAAGAAGAGGTGCTGGAGATGCATCCGGTGTCGACTTATGTGAACAATTCAAGGAATGATGGAGAGGCGTGTATAGAGCGACTCTAG
- a CDS encoding DUF1499 domain-containing protein, with the protein MLICRHKYLLTVILCCGLVSTSCAAEKAVSPVLPEAGLKACPDSPNCVSSDAQDEKHHIAPLTFSLPVADAWTLLKTQVVKLPRTVVVAEKPGYLHVECRSAVFGFVDDLEFQLRAEQGVIAVRSASRTGYYDFGANRQRVEDLRAALLHAETSP; encoded by the coding sequence ATGCTGATTTGTAGACATAAATACCTGTTGACTGTCATTCTTTGCTGTGGCCTTGTCTCTACGTCCTGTGCTGCAGAGAAGGCGGTGAGCCCGGTGCTGCCCGAGGCCGGGTTAAAAGCTTGCCCGGATTCGCCCAACTGCGTCTCCAGTGATGCTCAAGACGAGAAGCACCATATTGCTCCACTGACGTTTTCGTTGCCTGTTGCAGACGCCTGGACATTGCTGAAGACCCAGGTTGTAAAGCTGCCGCGCACGGTCGTTGTCGCTGAAAAACCTGGCTATCTTCACGTGGAGTGTCGCAGTGCGGTGTTTGGGTTTGTTGATGACCTGGAGTTCCAGTTACGCGCTGAACAAGGCGTTATTGCCGTACGTTCCGCTTCGCGAACCGGGTATTACGATTTTGGTGCCAATCGGCAGCGCGTCGAAGATCTTCGCGCTGCACTCCTTCATGCGGAAACGTCGCCATGA
- a CDS encoding c-type cytochrome, with translation MRYLSILIALTLTMLFTSACQDESQTVANEAPPKVMKEAKEDVASAVETAEEKTEKVMEHIKEESHKSMEHAQAEAHKAMDAAHEKMDEMHHGTTPATFSEETLATGKMVYEQTCAACHATGLVGAQKIGDKEAWSAHIEHGLDHMVESVIKGKGAMPAKGGNASLSDDEVKAAVSYIFEQSR, from the coding sequence ATGCGCTATCTATCAATCTTGATTGCATTGACCTTGACAATGTTGTTCACCAGCGCTTGTCAGGATGAGTCTCAAACGGTTGCAAATGAGGCTCCGCCAAAGGTCATGAAAGAGGCCAAGGAGGACGTCGCCTCAGCGGTGGAGACGGCCGAGGAGAAAACCGAAAAAGTGATGGAGCATATCAAAGAAGAATCGCACAAATCTATGGAACATGCCCAGGCAGAAGCCCATAAGGCGATGGACGCGGCTCACGAGAAAATGGATGAAATGCATCACGGCACGACGCCGGCGACCTTCAGCGAGGAGACGCTTGCAACGGGTAAGATGGTTTACGAACAGACCTGCGCCGCCTGCCACGCTACAGGACTCGTCGGTGCGCAGAAGATAGGCGACAAGGAGGCCTGGAGCGCCCATATCGAGCATGGCCTGGACCACATGGTGGAATCGGTCATCAAAGGCAAAGGGGCGATGCCGGCCAAAGGTGGTAATGCCAGTTTGAGCGATGACGAGGTCAAAGCTGCAGTGAGCTACATTTTTGAACAGAGTCGTTAG